The following proteins are encoded in a genomic region of Terriglobales bacterium:
- a CDS encoding mandelate racemase/muconate lactonizing enzyme family protein, producing MKIVDLREIVVPIKSEIRNAYVDFSQMTVSVVALITDVIREGKPIVGFGFNSNGRYAPSGLLRERFIPRLKSADPGKLLDESGENLDPFRIWDVLMTNEKPGGHGERSVAVGVIDMAVWDAAAKIADEPLYQLLANRFRNGEVDRKIFVYAAGGYYYPGKDIAALKAEIQSYLDQGYSSVKIKIGGVPLAQDLERIEAVLKLLKRPSQLAVDANGRFDLAKAIEYARALAPYGLRWYEEPGDPLDYALQSELSKIYAGAMATGENLFSMQDARNLIRYAGMRADRDILQFDCALSYGLVEYLRILEMLKEHGWSARRCIPHGGHQMSLNIAAGLGLGGNESYPSVFKPFNGFADGVPVQDSFVTLPDLPGIGFEAKNELFSIMKTMVG from the coding sequence ATGAAAATCGTTGACCTGCGTGAAATCGTTGTCCCCATAAAATCAGAGATCCGCAACGCCTATGTGGATTTCAGCCAGATGACGGTCAGCGTCGTCGCGCTGATTACCGATGTCATCCGTGAGGGCAAACCCATCGTCGGGTTTGGTTTCAATTCCAATGGCCGCTATGCTCCCAGTGGATTGCTACGCGAACGTTTTATTCCGCGTCTTAAGTCCGCGGACCCGGGCAAGCTTCTCGATGAGAGCGGAGAGAACCTTGATCCCTTCCGGATTTGGGACGTCCTCATGACCAACGAAAAACCGGGCGGCCATGGCGAGCGCTCGGTAGCCGTTGGTGTGATTGATATGGCGGTCTGGGATGCGGCTGCCAAGATCGCAGATGAGCCGCTCTATCAGCTTCTGGCCAATCGCTTTCGCAACGGCGAAGTGGACCGAAAAATATTCGTCTATGCGGCCGGCGGGTACTACTATCCGGGCAAAGACATTGCAGCGCTGAAAGCGGAGATACAGAGTTATCTCGACCAGGGCTACTCATCGGTCAAGATCAAGATTGGCGGAGTGCCACTCGCCCAGGACCTCGAGAGAATTGAAGCAGTCCTGAAGCTGCTGAAGCGCCCCAGCCAGCTTGCCGTAGATGCCAACGGACGATTTGATCTCGCCAAAGCCATCGAGTATGCCCGCGCGCTTGCTCCCTACGGGCTACGTTGGTACGAGGAGCCTGGGGATCCACTCGACTACGCGCTGCAGTCGGAGCTCTCTAAGATTTACGCCGGGGCGATGGCAACGGGAGAAAATCTTTTTTCAATGCAGGATGCGCGTAATTTAATTCGTTACGCGGGCATGCGGGCTGACCGTGACATCCTTCAGTTTGACTGCGCGCTGAGCTATGGTTTGGTTGAGTATCTCCGGATACTAGAGATGCTCAAAGAGCACGGCTGGTCAGCGCGCCGCTGCATTCCCCACGGAGGGCATCAGATGTCGCTCAACATCGCCGCCGGATTAGGTTTGGGCGGCAACGAATCCTATCCTAGCGTGTTCAAACCCTTCAACGGATTCGCGGACGGAGTACCCGTGCAAGACAGTTTTGTCACTCTTCCCGATCTGCCAGGGATTGGGTTTGAAGCGAAAAACGAGCTGTTCTCAATCATGAAGACGATGGTCGGGTGA
- a CDS encoding tartrate dehydrogenase, with the protein MTRHKIAVIPGDGIGKEVVPEGLRVLDAAATKFNVAFEWQHFDWSCDYYLKNGAMMPADWKEQIGRHEAIFFGAVGWPTLVPDHISLWGMLLKIRREFDQYVNLRPVRLFQGVPSPLANRKPGEIDFYVVRENTEGEYSSIGGRIFSGTSHEVVVQESIFTRRGTDRVLKFAFELAQKRPKKHLTSATKSNGISISMPFWDERVAEFSTKYPAVRVDKFHIDILTAHFVQHPDWFDVVVASNLFGDILSDLGPACTGTIGIAPSGNLNPEGEFPSLFEPVHGSAPDIFGKGIANPIGQIWSGAMMLDHLGHPEAAAAVMRAIEMVLAEGPRTPDMGGKATTVEVGKAVASSI; encoded by the coding sequence GTGACCAGGCACAAAATTGCGGTAATTCCCGGCGACGGCATCGGCAAAGAGGTTGTGCCCGAGGGCTTGCGCGTGCTCGACGCGGCGGCCACAAAATTCAATGTGGCTTTCGAGTGGCAGCACTTTGACTGGAGCTGCGATTATTACCTCAAAAACGGTGCCATGATGCCGGCGGATTGGAAAGAGCAGATCGGCCGGCATGAAGCGATCTTCTTCGGCGCCGTGGGCTGGCCTACGCTGGTCCCCGACCACATCTCGCTGTGGGGCATGCTGCTCAAGATCCGCCGGGAATTTGATCAATATGTGAACCTGCGCCCCGTGCGCCTTTTCCAGGGAGTACCCTCGCCTCTGGCAAACCGCAAACCGGGTGAAATTGACTTCTACGTCGTGCGGGAAAACACCGAAGGCGAATACTCCAGCATCGGTGGCCGGATTTTTTCCGGAACCAGCCATGAAGTCGTGGTCCAAGAAAGCATATTCACGCGCCGGGGCACGGACCGCGTCCTGAAATTTGCCTTTGAACTGGCGCAGAAGCGCCCCAAAAAGCACCTGACCTCAGCCACGAAATCGAACGGCATTTCCATCTCAATGCCTTTTTGGGATGAGCGCGTTGCCGAGTTTTCCACAAAGTATCCGGCCGTGCGGGTAGATAAATTTCATATTGATATCCTGACTGCCCATTTCGTGCAGCATCCTGATTGGTTTGATGTAGTTGTGGCGTCCAACTTGTTCGGCGACATTCTTTCCGACCTCGGCCCGGCGTGCACGGGCACCATCGGCATTGCACCCTCGGGAAACCTGAACCCGGAAGGCGAGTTTCCATCGCTGTTCGAACCGGTGCACGGCTCAGCCCCCGACATTTTCGGGAAGGGAATTGCCAACCCCATCGGCCAGATTTGGTCGGGCGCGATGATGCTCGACCATTTGGGACATCCCGAGGCGGCGGCCGCAGTCATGCGGGCCATTGAGATGGTTCTGGCCGAAGGCCCGCGCACGCCCGACATGGGCGGAAAGGCAACGACGGTCGAGGTGGGGAAAGCCGTGGCTTCTTCCATTTGA
- a CDS encoding NAD(P)-dependent alcohol dehydrogenase, translated as MKSATYATSTPATVQALGYAAESAQSALSPFSFQRREPLPRDVQLEILYCGVCHSDLHTVRNEWQNTVYPCVPGHEIVGRVTNVGSEVKKFKLGDLAAVGCMVDSCRTCPSCKQGLEQYCEVGFTGTYNSEDKHLGGMTYGGYSNRIVVDEHFVLHIPDKQNLAGVAPLLCAGITTYSPLRHWKVGKGQKVGIVGLGGLGHMGVKIANAMGAYVVLFTTSPNKKEDGLRLGAQEVVVSKNQNEMDKHLNSFDFILDTVSAQHDINAYLALLKRDATLTLVGAPPEPPAVQAFSLVFKRRSFAGSLIGGIAETQEMLDFCAKHSLTADVEVIPIQQINQAYERMLKSDVKYRFVIDMASLAK; from the coding sequence ATGAAATCTGCCACTTATGCCACTTCAACTCCGGCGACGGTTCAAGCTCTTGGTTACGCTGCGGAGTCAGCACAGAGTGCGCTGTCACCGTTTTCTTTTCAGCGACGCGAGCCCTTGCCTCGCGACGTACAGCTTGAAATTCTCTACTGTGGCGTGTGCCACTCGGATTTGCATACCGTCCGCAATGAATGGCAGAACACGGTTTATCCCTGTGTGCCAGGCCACGAGATTGTAGGGCGCGTCACGAACGTTGGCTCTGAGGTCAAAAAGTTCAAGCTGGGCGACTTGGCCGCGGTCGGCTGTATGGTTGATTCCTGCCGCACCTGCCCAAGTTGCAAACAAGGCTTGGAGCAATACTGCGAAGTCGGCTTCACCGGCACCTACAACAGTGAAGACAAGCACCTGGGGGGAATGACCTACGGGGGCTACTCCAATCGCATCGTGGTCGATGAACACTTTGTGCTGCACATTCCAGACAAGCAGAACCTTGCCGGTGTGGCGCCTCTGCTGTGTGCCGGCATCACTACGTACTCGCCGCTCCGGCACTGGAAGGTGGGCAAGGGACAAAAAGTGGGAATCGTGGGACTCGGAGGTCTGGGCCACATGGGCGTAAAGATAGCCAACGCTATGGGAGCCTATGTGGTGCTCTTTACCACCTCGCCCAACAAGAAGGAAGATGGATTGCGTCTGGGTGCTCAAGAGGTGGTGGTATCAAAGAACCAAAATGAGATGGATAAGCATCTCAACAGCTTCGACTTCATTCTCGACACGGTTTCGGCCCAGCACGATATCAACGCCTATCTGGCTCTGCTCAAACGCGATGCAACGTTGACGTTGGTGGGCGCTCCTCCCGAGCCGCCTGCGGTGCAGGCATTCAGCCTGGTTTTCAAGCGCCGGAGCTTTGCCGGCTCGCTTATTGGCGGCATTGCTGAGACCCAGGAGATGCTGGATTTCTGCGCTAAACACTCGCTCACCGCCGATGTTGAAGTGATACCCATTCAGCAGATCAACCAGGCGTACGAGCGCATGCTGAAGAGTGACGTGAAATACCGCTTCGTCATTGACATGGCATCGCTGGCGAAATAG